Proteins from one Parasteatoda tepidariorum isolate YZ-2023 chromosome 4, CAS_Ptep_4.0, whole genome shotgun sequence genomic window:
- the LOC107437963 gene encoding uncharacterized protein isoform X1 — protein sequence MKFCNKNILLNFLKCRQFGSSLLRQMSSNVRIGCASGFWGDTATSVPPLVHGGKLDFLVMDYLSEITMSILAAAKQKSPDMGYTPDFIHSALVPNLPAIKEKNIRVIANAGGINPHSCADALKAAAKKLNIDLKIAVITGDDLLPELEKLKSMNIKDMDKGTSMPTNVTSMNAYLGAGPIAKAIDLGADVVITGRCVDSALVLGPLLSKFKWNMKDLNKLAMGSLAGHLLECGAQATGGVHTDWHKVKDWHNMGFPIAECKENGDFLISKPPNTGGIVTVGTVSEQLVYEIGDPANYHLPDVLCDFSNVKFSQIEDNVVLVQGARGKTPSDYYKVSATSNDGYRATSVYPVVGPRAAEKAIITAKSIIERSENIFKKLGLEKFRRTHIEVLGTEQNYGENSRVKNNREVVMWIAVHHDKKEAISLFSKEIAAAATGGTPGSTTMVGGRPKASTLLKLFSFLYPKNKIQAKITYEGKTESYTPVLFENEQSTHSMNGHKEEKPILKKGTKTYRLEDLAYTRSGDKGDICNVGVIARHPSFVPYIEEQLTPDSVGKYFKHLFNGEKQVVERYKLPGINAFNFVMREALGGGGVASLRSDPQGKAAAQILTDFELHNMPDLQTFEK from the exons atgaagttttgtaataagaatattcttttaaattttttaaaatgcagacAATTTGGAAGCTCATTACTTCGTCAAATGTCTTCAAACGTTCGCATAGGGTGTGCGAGCGGATTTTGGGGAGATACTGCTACGTCAG ttcctcCTCTTGTACACGGAGGAAAGTTAGACTTCCTTGTTATGGACTATCTCTCGGAAATTACAATGTCAATTTTAGCTGCTGCAAAGCAGAAATCTCCA gatATGGGTTACACTCctgattttattcattctgCTCTAGTGCCAAATCTTCctgcaattaaagaaaaaaatattagagtaATAGCAAATGCTGGTGGAATCAATCCTCATTCTTGTGCAGATGCTCTAAAAGCAGCtgcaaaaaagttaaatattgatCTAAAAATAGCTGTTATAACAGGAGATGATTTATTACCTGAG CTGGAAAAGTTAAAAAGCATGAACATCAAAGATATGGATAAAGGTACCTCAATGCCAACTAATGTAACTAGCATGAATGCTTACCTAGG gGCTGGTCCAATTGCTAAGGCTATAGATCTTGGAGCTGATGTGGTCATTACTGGTCGCTGTGTTGATAGTGCTTTAGTCTTAGGCCCTTTGCTaagcaaa ttcAAATGGAATATGAAGGATTTGAATAAACTTGCAATGGGAAG cTTAGCTGGTCATTTACTTGAATGTGGAGCTCAAGCCACTGGTGGAGTTCACACTGATTGGCACAAAGTAAAAGATTG GCACAATATGGGATTTCCAATTGCTGAGTGTAAGGAAAATGGAGATTTTTTGATTTCTAAACCTCCAAATACTGGTGGTATTGTCACTGTTGGGACTGTTTCTGAACAGTTAGTTTATGAAATAGGAGACCCTGCTAATTATCATTTACCAGATGTGCTGTgtgatttttcaaatgtaaaattttctcaaattgaag ATAATGTGGTTTTAGTACAAGGTGCTCGAGGTAAAACTCCATCAGATTATTATAAG GTTAGTGCCACTTCAAATGATGGATATCGTGCAACATCTGTTTACCCTGTAGTTGGCCCACGAGCTGCAGAAAAAGCCATTATTACTGCCAAATCTATAATTGAAAG atctgaaaatatttttaaaaagctgggATTAGAAAAATTTAGACGTACTCATATTGAAGTTTTAGGCACCGAGCAAAATTATGGTGAAAATTCTCGTGTCAAA aataacagAGAAGTAGTTATGTGGATTGCTGTTCACCATGACAAAAAAGAAGCCATTtccttattttcaaaagaaatagcTGCTGCAGCCACTGGCGGAA CTCCCGGATCAACAACTATGGTAGGGGGCCGTCCAAAAGC CTCCACccttttgaagttattttcattcctgtacccaaaaaacaaaattcag GCTAAAATAACATATGAAGGAAAAACAGAGTCCTACACTCCAGTCTTGTTTGAAAATGAACAGTCTACACATTCAATGAATGGTCACAAAGAAGAGAaacctattttgaaaaaaggaacaaaaactTATAGGTTAGAAGACCTTGCTTACACTAGAAGTGGTGACAAAGGTGACATTTGTAATGTTG gtGTCATTGCAAGACACCCATCTTTTGTACCATATATTGAGGAACAGCTAACTCCTGATTctgtaggaaaatattttaaacacctCTTTAATGGTGAAAAGCAAGTTgttgaaag atACAAGCTGCCTGGTATAAATGCATTTAACTTTGTTATGAGGGAAGCTCTGGGAGGTGGAGGTGTTGCTTCATTGCGTAGTGATCCTCAG GGTAAGGCTGCTGCACAAATTTTGACAGACTTTGAACTGCATAATATGCCAGACTTACAgacttttgaaaagtaa
- the LOC107437963 gene encoding uncharacterized protein isoform X2: MSSNVRIGCASGFWGDTATSVPPLVHGGKLDFLVMDYLSEITMSILAAAKQKSPDMGYTPDFIHSALVPNLPAIKEKNIRVIANAGGINPHSCADALKAAAKKLNIDLKIAVITGDDLLPELEKLKSMNIKDMDKGTSMPTNVTSMNAYLGAGPIAKAIDLGADVVITGRCVDSALVLGPLLSKFKWNMKDLNKLAMGSLAGHLLECGAQATGGVHTDWHKVKDWHNMGFPIAECKENGDFLISKPPNTGGIVTVGTVSEQLVYEIGDPANYHLPDVLCDFSNVKFSQIEDNVVLVQGARGKTPSDYYKVSATSNDGYRATSVYPVVGPRAAEKAIITAKSIIERSENIFKKLGLEKFRRTHIEVLGTEQNYGENSRVKNNREVVMWIAVHHDKKEAISLFSKEIAAAATGGTPGSTTMVGGRPKASTLLKLFSFLYPKNKIQAKITYEGKTESYTPVLFENEQSTHSMNGHKEEKPILKKGTKTYRLEDLAYTRSGDKGDICNVGVIARHPSFVPYIEEQLTPDSVGKYFKHLFNGEKQVVERYKLPGINAFNFVMREALGGGGVASLRSDPQGKAAAQILTDFELHNMPDLQTFEK, encoded by the exons ATGTCTTCAAACGTTCGCATAGGGTGTGCGAGCGGATTTTGGGGAGATACTGCTACGTCAG ttcctcCTCTTGTACACGGAGGAAAGTTAGACTTCCTTGTTATGGACTATCTCTCGGAAATTACAATGTCAATTTTAGCTGCTGCAAAGCAGAAATCTCCA gatATGGGTTACACTCctgattttattcattctgCTCTAGTGCCAAATCTTCctgcaattaaagaaaaaaatattagagtaATAGCAAATGCTGGTGGAATCAATCCTCATTCTTGTGCAGATGCTCTAAAAGCAGCtgcaaaaaagttaaatattgatCTAAAAATAGCTGTTATAACAGGAGATGATTTATTACCTGAG CTGGAAAAGTTAAAAAGCATGAACATCAAAGATATGGATAAAGGTACCTCAATGCCAACTAATGTAACTAGCATGAATGCTTACCTAGG gGCTGGTCCAATTGCTAAGGCTATAGATCTTGGAGCTGATGTGGTCATTACTGGTCGCTGTGTTGATAGTGCTTTAGTCTTAGGCCCTTTGCTaagcaaa ttcAAATGGAATATGAAGGATTTGAATAAACTTGCAATGGGAAG cTTAGCTGGTCATTTACTTGAATGTGGAGCTCAAGCCACTGGTGGAGTTCACACTGATTGGCACAAAGTAAAAGATTG GCACAATATGGGATTTCCAATTGCTGAGTGTAAGGAAAATGGAGATTTTTTGATTTCTAAACCTCCAAATACTGGTGGTATTGTCACTGTTGGGACTGTTTCTGAACAGTTAGTTTATGAAATAGGAGACCCTGCTAATTATCATTTACCAGATGTGCTGTgtgatttttcaaatgtaaaattttctcaaattgaag ATAATGTGGTTTTAGTACAAGGTGCTCGAGGTAAAACTCCATCAGATTATTATAAG GTTAGTGCCACTTCAAATGATGGATATCGTGCAACATCTGTTTACCCTGTAGTTGGCCCACGAGCTGCAGAAAAAGCCATTATTACTGCCAAATCTATAATTGAAAG atctgaaaatatttttaaaaagctgggATTAGAAAAATTTAGACGTACTCATATTGAAGTTTTAGGCACCGAGCAAAATTATGGTGAAAATTCTCGTGTCAAA aataacagAGAAGTAGTTATGTGGATTGCTGTTCACCATGACAAAAAAGAAGCCATTtccttattttcaaaagaaatagcTGCTGCAGCCACTGGCGGAA CTCCCGGATCAACAACTATGGTAGGGGGCCGTCCAAAAGC CTCCACccttttgaagttattttcattcctgtacccaaaaaacaaaattcag GCTAAAATAACATATGAAGGAAAAACAGAGTCCTACACTCCAGTCTTGTTTGAAAATGAACAGTCTACACATTCAATGAATGGTCACAAAGAAGAGAaacctattttgaaaaaaggaacaaaaactTATAGGTTAGAAGACCTTGCTTACACTAGAAGTGGTGACAAAGGTGACATTTGTAATGTTG gtGTCATTGCAAGACACCCATCTTTTGTACCATATATTGAGGAACAGCTAACTCCTGATTctgtaggaaaatattttaaacacctCTTTAATGGTGAAAAGCAAGTTgttgaaag atACAAGCTGCCTGGTATAAATGCATTTAACTTTGTTATGAGGGAAGCTCTGGGAGGTGGAGGTGTTGCTTCATTGCGTAGTGATCCTCAG GGTAAGGCTGCTGCACAAATTTTGACAGACTTTGAACTGCATAATATGCCAGACTTACAgacttttgaaaagtaa